ACGCTCACGCAACAGTTGTTGTCACTGCTTCCGCCCGGAAAGGGCTATGAGGTGGATCTTCGCGGAACGTGGTCGACGTCCTTTCCCAACCCAGCGAACGACGACAGCGGGACGGTATCGGGCAGCGCGTGGAGCGCGTCCGTGGGCGTCGAGTTGACGCTCACTGATTCAGGTGGCTGTGCGTTTGCGCTGACGGGTACGCGGACTGGCGTGCCTGCCATGAGCGGCAGTTTCAGAACGAAGTCGTGTGCGGTTGCCGATAGCGGGACGTTTGGCGTGAGCAAGGAATGAGGAAGCACGTCAAATGCCATAACGACGTGCCGCGTGCAAACGGGTTGCCCTGGGCTCTGCGAGCAGTGTCTGAAGCTCTCGACTCCGCTAGGTGCCACGACCTGGTCAACGTGCGGCGCGAACCGGGGATCACGGCAAGATGTTCACGGACCAATCTCGGGGAGCGGCCCACAAACACAACAAAGCGAGCCAACCATACCGGTTGACTCGCTTTGCATTGCCCCTCCTGGGATCGAACCAGGACTCTCCTGATCCAGAGTCAGGCGTGTTGCCAGTTACACCAAGGGGCATCGTCCGCTGTGCGCGGCAAGGCTTGCAAAGTTAGTTTTCGGTTGATCCAAAGGCAACCCTGAGCGCCGCCCAGAACCCACGAGCTTAGTCCTGATCACGCCGAGACTTACACGTTACAGCCGCCGCACGCGCTCCACGCACGCGGCGGCCGTTGGCACCCTCGCTGGCGTGTTGCTCCTGGGCGGATGCCGGAATGCGGCCATTCCCTTTGCCGGAACGGCGCCCGGCGGGCGCGACCGCGTTGAGCAGGCGGTCACCGCGCTGTACGAACGCTACGCGCACGTCCACCACGGCCCCAAGTACGACTACGCCCGCGTGCGCCTCTCCAGCGCCGCCCTCGTCCCCTCCCGCGCCTTCGACGACTCTGCGGTCTGGACCTCCGCCCCAAACGCCACCACGCGCCTGGTGGAGATCGGCGAGTTCGTCACGCCGGCCGGCATCACGGAACAGGAAGCCGCCGCCAACGTGCCCGCCCCCTCACGCCTGGGCGACGCCCGCCACACCATCGAGCTGCGCCGGCTGGCCAACGGCGACTACGTCTGGGACACCGACGTGGCCATCGCGCTCGGCACGATCTCCGCCAAGGACGTGGCCGACGGCATCGTCGCCCTGCTCACCTCCGCCGGCGGCCAGACCGATGCCCGCATGCGCGCCGACTACAACTCGGCGTTCCCGCGCACCACGGCCGTGCTGTCGGAGATCTTCTCCATGGACACGCTGCACACCACGCCGCTCCCCGACGGGTCCACGCTGGTGACGCTGTTCTTCACCCTGCACCCCGACCGGCTGCGCCTGCGGTATCCGGCGTTCGCCGACTACCTGCAGAAGTACGTGAACAGCACGCACTACGACCTGTCCATCGCCGACCACTCGGGTGCGGTGTTCTTCCGCGCCCGCGCCGACGGTCCACCGGTGATGGTCCAGGCCCGCGTGCTCGGCCATCACTTCCTGCCCATCGCCGGCCCCAGCCGCCCGATGCCCGACTCGCTCGTGCTCTCCGGGTCGTTCTCCACCAAGATCAAGTGGTTCACGGTGGGCGTGAACCACTTCACCTCGGATCTCATCATCGCGCGCAGCCAGCACGAGCGGTCGTGGACGCTGCACTTTCGCCAGGAACCCGACTGGCGGCTCCCGATGGCCGCCGAGCGACTGCTGCGCTCCCCGCTCCGCCGTCCGTTCCAGGATCCGGGCGTGATGTACGCGCTGAGCGTGCGCGACAGCGCCGGCGCGCAGACCATCCTCACCCGCCGCTCGCATTCCGAGGTGCACGAGAGCGCCATCATGCGGTTCATCGGCGCGCTCATCTCGCGCGTGGTCACCGAACTGGGCGGCAAGGTGGAGGACGAGGAGTTCGCGTACTTCGGGCGCCTGTTCGACGCCATGCGACGTGATTACGCCACGGTGCTGCCGGCCAACTGACGCTTCCCGCTATTCCTGAAAACACGAACGCCGCGGATCGAAATCCGCGGCGTTTCCATTGCAGTGTGCCACGCGCGCCGACATTGGAACTCTCCGTCCTACCGAACGGCGGCGGGCAATATGTTGTCTGCGAGTTGCCTCGCGAATGGAGCTGAGGGGGATCGAACCCCTGACCTCTGCAGTGCGATTGCAGCGCTCTCCCAGCTGAGCTACAGCCCCAAAAGGCCCGAGTTGCCGGAAAGAAGCAGCTGCCCGTTCGCACCCGGGTTGGTTCTACTCAAACGGCCCCGCGTGCGGGGCCGCTCGACTTGATGAATCATAGTCGCGCCACCCTCTACAGTCAAGGAGACGCGTACCCCACCATTCGGGCAACAGATTGCGGCATCGAAACTTCGCCCACCGCGCCGCCGGCCCTTGCTCACCGGTCCGGCCGCCAATAGCATGCGCCCATGTTCCAGGATCTCCGCCCCGACGAGGTGAGACGGGCCGCCGAACGCATCGCCGGCCACGTGCGCCACACACGGCTGTTCAAGAGTGAGCCGCTGTCGCGCATCGCCGGCGGCGACGTCTATCTCAAGCTCGAGAACGAGCAGGTCACCGGCTCGTTCAAGCTGCGCGGCGCGCTCAACGCGCTGGCCACGCTCCCGGACGACGTCCAGGCCCGCGGCGTGGTGACCTCGTCGGCCGGCAATCACGGCCTCGGCGTGGCCTACGCCGCGAAATCCCTTGGCATGTCGGCCACGATCTTCGTTCCGAGCTCGGCGCCCGACGTGAAGAAATCCGGCATCCGCGCACTCGGCGCCACGCTCGACGACACCGCCCCCGAC
This genomic window from Gemmatimonadaceae bacterium contains:
- a CDS encoding pyridoxal-phosphate dependent enzyme; this translates as MFQDLRPDEVRRAAERIAGHVRHTRLFKSEPLSRIAGGDVYLKLENEQVTGSFKLRGALNALATLPDDVQARGVVTSSAGNHGLGVAYAAKSLGMSATIFVPSSAPDVKKSGIRALGATLDDTAPDYDAAMDVAKQFGEAHGMAFINPCLGDMLLAGQGTVALEILQDLPD